Proteins from one Choloepus didactylus isolate mChoDid1 chromosome 4, mChoDid1.pri, whole genome shotgun sequence genomic window:
- the BEGAIN gene encoding brain-enriched guanylate kinase-associated protein isoform X2, giving the protein MEKLSALQEQKGELRKRLSYTTHKLEKLETEFDSTRHYLEIELRRAQEELEKVTEKLRRIQSNYMALQRINQELEDKLYRMGQHYEEEKRALSHEIVALNSHLLEAKVTIDKLSEDNELYRKDCNLAAQLLQCSQTHRRLHKVSELPSDFQERVSLHMEQHGCSLPPPLCHPAYADSVPTCVIAKVLEKPDPASLSSRLSDASARDLAFRDGAEKLGPRPPYKADVHCSDTALYCPEERRSDRRPSADAPVTDVGFLRTQNSTDSAAEEEEAEAAAFRHEAFPGYAGSLPTSSSYSSFSATSEEKELARASTLTASQQAVYLSSRDELFERKPPATAAATYEGSPRFAKAAASLVAPLEAEVAPGFARTVSPYPTEPFRFPASPGPRQALMPPNLWSLRAKPGSTRLPGEDLRGQWRSLGVEDIGAYSYPAPSAGRVSPCSFSERYYGRGDSPSQKAEGRASPLYASYQADSFSGGEDLTRGRLSEPFLRPGGDLSLSPGRSADPLPSYAASEGDGDRLRVQLCGAGGSPEPEAGPGYGSEHSPHSSRGSLGPSSMEASPEMHPAARLSPPQAFPRTGGSGLSRKDSLTKAQLYGTLLN; this is encoded by the exons GATCCAGAGCAACTACATGGCCCTGCAGAGAATCAACCAGGAGCTGGAGGACAAGCTGTACCGCATG GGCCAGCACTATGAGGAGGAGAAGCGCGCCCTCAGCCACGAGATCGTCGCCCTCAACAGCCACCTGCTGGAGGCCAAGGTGACCATCGACAAGCTGTCGGAGGACAAC GAGCTCTATAGGAAGGACTGCAACCTAGCGGCGCAGCTGCTGCAGTGCAGCCAGACCCACCGCCGGCTCCATAAGGTGTCCGAG CTGCCCTCGGACTTCCAGGAGCGTGTGAGCCTGCACATGGAGCAGCACGGCTGCAGCCTGCCGCCCCCGCTCTGCCACCCGGCCTACGCCGACAGCGTCCCCACCTGCGTCATCGCCAAGGTGCTGGAGAAGCCCGACCCCGCCAGCCTGTCCTCCCGCCTGTCGGATGCCTCGGCCCGCGACCTGGCCTTCCGCGACGGGGCCGAGAAGCTGGGGCCGCGGCCGCCGTACAAGGCAGACGTCCACTGCAGCGACACGGCCCTCTACTGCCCCGAGGAGCGGCGGAGTGACCGGCGGCCCAGCGCGGACGCACCAGTGACCGACGTGGGCTTCCTGCGGACCCAGAACTCCACCGACAGCGCGGCCGAGGAGGAGGAGGCCGAGGCTGCGGCCTTCCGGCACGAGGCCTTCCCGGGCTATGCGGGCTCACTGCCCACGTCCAGCTCCTACTCCAGCTTCAGCGCCACGTCGGAGGAGAAGGAGCTGGCGCGGGCCAGCACACTGACCGCCTCGCAGCAGGCCGTCTACCTGAGCAGCCGCGACGAGCTCTTCGAACGCAAACCGCCTGCCACCGCCGCCGCCACCTATGAGGGCAGCCCGCGCTTCGCCAAGGCCGCGGCCTCTCTGGTCGCCCCGCTCGAGGCCGAGGTGGCCCCGGGCTTTGCGCGGACCGTGTCGCCCTATCCAACCGAGCCCTTCCGCTTCCCAGCCTCCCCGGGCCCCCGGCAGGCCCTGATGCCCCCGAACCTGTGGAGCCTGCGCGCCAAGCCGGGGTCCACACGGCTCCCGGGCGAGGACCTGCGGGGCCAGTGGCGGTCCCTGGGCGTGGAGGACATCGGCGCCTACTCCTACCCGGCCCCCAGCGCCGGCCGCGTCTCGCCCTGCAGCTTCTCCGAACGCTACTACGGCCGCGGGGACAGCCCCAGCCAGAAGGCCGAGGGCCGCGCCAGCCCCCTGTACGCCAGCTACCAGGCGGACAGCTTCTCGGGGGGCGAAGACCTCACCCGGGGCCGCCTGTCTGAGCCCTTCCTGCGGCCCGGGGGGGATCTGAGCCTGAGCCCCGGCCGCTCAGCCGACCCCCTGCCCAGCTACGCAGCCAGCGAGGGTGACGGGGACAGGCTCCGGGTGCAGCTGTGCGGGGCTGGCGGCAGCCCGGAGCCCGAGGCCGGCCCTGGCTATGGCAGCGAGCACAGCCCCCACAGTTCCCGGGGCTCCCTGGGGCCCAGCTCCATGGAGGCCTCTCCTGAAATGCACCCCGCGGCCCGCCTCAGCCCCCCGCAGGCCTTCCCGCGGACTGGGGGCTCGGGCCTGAGCCGCAAGGACAGCCTCACGAAGGCCCAGCTGTATGGGACCCTGCTCAACTGA